In Candidatus Effluviviaceae Genus V sp., the genomic window CACGACCGGTCGCCCGTCGAGGGTGTCGACGACGTCGCTGTAGATCCCGTACTGCTCCTCCTCGGTCAGGAACATGTTCGCTGCCATGAAGAGCATCTCGGTCCGGAAGAGGCCCACGCCGTCGGCTCCGAGACGAACGGCCTCCCGGGCGTCCTCGACCGAGCCGATATTGCAGAAGAGACCGATCCGCTCACCGTCGGCCGTCTCCGGCGCCTTGTCGATGAGCGGCGAGAGGTCGGCCCACTCCTTCGCCTCCTGTTCCTGCAGACCGCGGTAGCGCTGAAGCTCCTCGTCGGAGGGGTTGACGACGATGTTCCCGTCGTCGCCGTCGACGACGAGCGTGTCGCCCGTCTGTATTCGGTCGAGTCCGTGTTTGATGCCGACGATAGCCGGCACGCCGAGAGAGCGCGCCAGAATGGCCGCGTGGGTCTCCTTGCCGCCGAGTTCCGTGACGAACCCGAGGATCCTGCCGCGGTCCATCGACACGGTGTCCGATGCGCGGAGCTCTCTCGCGACGACGATCATCGGATGAACGAGCGGACAGTGTGCCCAGACACCGAGCATGCGCTCGATGACCCGCTTGCCGATGTCGGTTATGTCGTAAGCACGGTCCCTGAGATAGGCATCGCTCGAACTCGCCAGCACCGAGCTGACGCGTTTCATCTCGTCCGCGACGGCGGACTCAGCGTTGACGTGCTCCTCTCGGATCCGCCGCTCGATCTCCTCGGTGACCATCCGGTCCTCGAGGATCATCGAGTGCACGAGGAAGACGTCGGCCTGATCCTGTCCGAGCTCCCTGGAGATGCGTTCCGCATCCTGCGTCAGCTCGTCCTTGACGAGCGCGACCGCCTGGTGGAACCGCTCGATCTCGGCGTCGGCCTCGGCCGCGTCCATCTCGACACGCTCGACCTCGTCGAGGATGTCGCCGTAGACGAAGGCCGGACCGACCACGATGCCCGGCGACGCCGGGATGCCGTGCAGGACCGTC contains:
- the ptsP gene encoding phosphoenolpyruvate--protein phosphotransferase, with the translated sequence MTEPNAQKQTVLHGIPASPGIVVGPAFVYGDILDEVERVEMDAAEADAEIERFHQAVALVKDELTQDAERISRELGQDQADVFLVHSMILEDRMVTEEIERRIREEHVNAESAVADEMKRVSSVLASSSDAYLRDRAYDITDIGKRVIERMLGVWAHCPLVHPMIVVARELRASDTVSMDRGRILGFVTELGGKETHAAILARSLGVPAIVGIKHGLDRIQTGDTLVVDGDDGNIVVNPSDEELQRYRGLQEQEAKEWADLSPLIDKAPETADGERIGLFCNIGSVEDAREAVRLGADGVGLFRTEMLFMAANMFLTEEEQYGIYSDVVDTLDGRPVVIRTLDIGGDKFVGPENPYREHNPYLGYRSIRLLLDRPDLFVTQMRAILRAGVHGDVRILWPMISTVGELRAAKSRLDRAREELAAEGAQFSDDVALGVMIEIPSAAMVADRLARECDFLSIGTNDLVQYALAVDRGNAFVDHLYRPHDPAVLGLIRSAVEGARAAGKPIALCGEMGGIPEYVPLLIGLGVRELSVATIRLLFTKQAIRRTDTEEARRLAEQALDAPTASDVGRIIGLGHDGSGDAPQAGDAASAQTG